Proteins encoded within one genomic window of Episyrphus balteatus chromosome 1, idEpiBalt1.1, whole genome shotgun sequence:
- the LOC129921499 gene encoding uncharacterized protein LOC129921499, which produces MHFEFSLSIYFEIRGFFSKKNMVCRLIGSILFLLIAVELDSVYGFTGYKWVALKTGDKLPENIVSIQRSKAKYVGRARHFDEVLPAEITANGSSFISSCHKEIAKDYFEILTTSDECEWKQYSNSKYEEIDETVVRVGTAWNGEPIYIGLSDSNEVHVTSIYLTKRETYTWFLNNNGYYSNYRFLSCNVKSKWIDTLSTKLPNNTVSGGKSADGHKIFVARLKRDCDVVTGQVIPKLGKATGVLNNGRTIESAYCQVLVGEPKEYTWVAASDGEIPDYAIVHGKNGYELSYIVKLNRTINHLTYSKAVQQRLNYDILVVNQSL; this is translated from the exons ATGCATTTCGAGTTCAGTTtgagtatttattttgaaattcgaggtttcttcagtaaaaaaaatatggtttgtCGCCTAATCGGTTCAATATTATTCTTACTAATTGCAGTAGAGCTTGATAGTGTTTATG GATTCACCGGTTATAAATGGGTTGCCTTAAAAACAGGTGATAAACTTCCTGAAAATATCGTTTCAATTCAACGTTCAAAAGCCAAATATGTTGGTCGAGCCAGACATTTTGATGAAGTTCTACCAGCTGAAATCACTGCAAACGGATCTTCATTCATTTCATCTTGTCACAAAGAAATAGCTAaagattattttgaaattctaaCAACATCAGACGAATGCGAATGGAAACAATATTCCAATTCCAAATATGAAGAAATTGACGAAACCGTAGTACGTGTTGGAACTGCTTGGAATGGTGAACCTATTTATATTGGATTATCTGATAGTAATGAAGTTCATGttacttcaatttatttaacaaaaagagAAACATATACATGGTTTCTAAATAACAATGGTTATTATtcaaattatcgatttttaagtTGTAACGTCAAATCCAAATGGATTGACACTTTATCAACGAAATTACCAAATAATACAGTTTCTGGTGGTAAGTCTGCAGATGGtcataaaatatttgttgctcGATTAAAGAGAGATTGTGATGTAGTTACTGGTCAAGTTATTCCAAAATTAGGTAAAGCAACAGGAGTTTTGAACAATGGCCGCACTATTGAGTCTGCTTATTGTCAGGTTTTAGTTGGAGAACCTAAAGAATATACTTGGGTTGCAGCAAGTGATGGAGAAATTCCCGATTATGCTATTGTTCATGGAAAAAATGGATATGAATTGTCATATATTGTCAAACTTAATAGGACTATAAATCATTTAACATATTCTAAAGCAGTTCAGCAGCGATTGAATTATGACATATTGGTAGTTAATCAATCATTGTAA